In Candidatus Babeliales bacterium, the DNA window GTTGCTTTTGCTTCTTGAGATCCCTCGCCACCGATTGCTTCAATTGCGCATAACTCATCATATACTTGCAATACGGTTAAATATTTCTCTGGTTGATAAGTAGCATGTTCAGTTATTACAATTCCCAAATCACCGAATTTTCGTGCATCTTGTGTTACTTCTTTTATTGGTAATGAAAGTAAATCAGCTAGCACTTTAATTAAACTTTTTTCAGCTAAATTAAATTGAGTTCCTTGATATGGCGGGCGTAATAAGCCAAGAGAAAGATTACAAATAATGCCAATTTCTTTATCGGTTGTTTGTAGGAATAACTCTGCTAAAAGTTTTGTCATTTCAATACGAGAATTTTCCGCTTCAATTTTTTCAAATTGTTCAGCAACTTTCTTAAACTGCATTGACATTCTTACCTAACTTTTTTTCGAATTATTATTTAAAAATTTTCTTATATTTTCTTTATGCCGATAAATTCCCCACATACTCATCCCAGCCATCAGACAACTTAATGATATATCAACTTGTTGCCATGCAATTATTACGAACACACTTACAAGAGATATAATTGAAGCTAAACCAACTGTTTTAGTTGCGATTAAAACACAAAGCCATATCGCTAATAAAATAGGTATCAAAGAAGGAATCAGCGCTAACATAATACCAACGCTTGTTGCTACCCCTTTTCCACCCCGCCATTGAAAAAAAATTGAATAACTATTGCCCAAAACAAGGCCAATTGCTGCAAGAATTTGTATATTTTTAGTAATATCAAAATATTGTATTATTTTTAGCAAACTAAATGCTTTACCAGCATCTAATAAAAAAACTAAAAAAAAGTATCCAATGCCCAGTAAGCGCGCAACATTCGTTGCACCGATATTTCCAGAGCCTTTTCGTGAGATATCTTTAATACCATTAAAACGTGCAATCCAGGCACCAGAAGGGATTGCTCCAATTAAATAACTTGATATAAAAATAATACTAGTTAAAAGTACCCTCATATATCCTCAAATTAACTTCTTTCAAAAATTTTCTTAAATAAAAATAAGCAGAACCCAATGTCAAAATCAAGGCAGCACTAAGTAATATTGTTTCAAATACTGTCCACCAATAATTTTCAATCCATAGTGGTTTTAATATCAACATAGTTAGATAGAGCATCTGCACTCCGGTCTTTGCTTTGCCAAATGAAGAAACATCGATACGTACTTTATTTTCTAATGCAAGAATACGTAATCCCATTATAAAAAATTCACGACCAATAAAAATAATTGCCCATAAAAAAAAGATACGATTAATTACAAGCAACCCCACAAGCGTTGAAAACAAAAGAAATTTATCCGCAATAGGATCTAAAACTTTACCTAATATTGATTCTTGTTGCCATTTACGTGCTAAATAGCCATCAAAAAAGTCACTTAAACAAAAAAGAATGAAAATTAATGCAATCAAAATTTGTATAAAATGGGAAACATATGGCGATACATAAATTAACAATAGCGGCATCAAAATTGGTGCAATTATTAGACGAGATAGCGTTAAAATAAGAGGAGCAGTAAGATTATATTTTTTCATTATTTTTTGGTGGCGACGCGAGGATTCGAACCTCGGACCTACGGATTATGATTCCGCCGCTCTGACCTACTGAGCTACGCCGCCAAGTTATTTGCTTATATTATATACTAAATACTTAATTTTTGAACATTAAATGTTGAAAGTAATAAATTAAATAAAGATCGTAAAAAGAATAAACCGGTAATTAATGTTGCAATGATACCGACCATCATAGTTACTGCAAATCCTTGAATTGGACCTGTCCCAAATTTATACAAGACTGCACCAACTAAGAATGTAGTAATATTTGAATCTAAAATAACAACCATCGCATCAGAAAAACCAAGATCTACTGCTTTTCGAATTGTTATGCCTGTCGCCAATTCTTCTTTAATTTTTTCAAAAATTAAGATCGAAGCATCAATTGCCATACCAGTTGTAAGTACCATGCCGGCAATACCTGGCAACGTTAATGTCGCTCGTAACCATGCGAGTGCAAGCATAATCACTAAAAGATTATAAAGCAGGGTTAAAAATGCAAAAAATCCTGAAAGCTTATACATAATTAAACTAAAGAAGAATAATAATACGAGGCCAAACAAGCATGCCATTAATCCGGCATTAATCGATTCTTGACCTAAAGTTGGCCCAATTTGGCGCTCTTCTTCAAAAGTAACTGGAGCCACAAACGCGCCGGACTTAAGCAAGCTTGCTAATTGCGCGGCACCTTCTTGCGTGAAATCACCATGAATATAACCTTCAGCACCAATTTCAGTTGAAACGCGCGGTGCAGAAATAACTATGCCATCAAGTATTACCGCAAGATTTCGATTATAATTTTTTCTGGTTAATTCGCGGAACTTTTCCCCACCTTCGGGAGAAAATTTAAAATGAACTACAATTTCTGTACCAGTTTGACCACCAAAGCCAGTGTAAGCATCTTTTAATAGGCGCCCTGTTAAATCAGTATATTTTGGTACTAGATAATAAGTATGCCTATCTTTACCTGGAATAATTTCCATCCCATCTGGCAATTCACCATCATATTCATCAAGAATTTCGTCTTCACTGCCAGCCATACGTTCTATTAATTTAATCTCAAGCAACGCAGCTTTACCGATCATCGCCTTCGCTTTTTTAGGGTCATCCACATTAGGTAATTCGATAATGATATTTTTTTCACCCTGTGGTGCAATAGTAATTTCTCCTAATACTCCTAATCGGGTACGTAAAACATCAATATTGCTATGTACAGCCCATTCTCTAATTTTTTGTGCAACGACATCTTTTAACGAAACCTTGAGCGTAGTATCTTCAATAACCGTTTTTAATGCATTATCTTTTTCACCAATAAATTGAGCGGCATCATTAACTGCATGAACCGAATCAAACTTATAAATAATATGATTATCTTGAATACTATGTGATTTTGGGCCCTCAATATTGGCCTTTTTCATTTGGTTTATTAATGACTGCATTTTATCGTACATTTCAGCTTCAATAGCCTTTTCTGTTTGTACCGATAATGTTATGTAAGTGCCACCCACCAAATCGATACCAAATTTAAGCCTATCAGGCCTCAATTGAACACGACCATCTTTGAAGGTAAATAAATAAAACAAACCTAAAGCTGCGATGATTAGCCAACCAAAGAAAGCGGACGTAAAAAAATTACGTATGGAAAGATTCATTAAGTGTTCCTTTCTGTTTATCTTACCTACTCACCAATTTTCAAAAATTTATCTATTTTGAACATTATAATCAGTTTTTTTGCATATTTCTATAAGATCTATGGAATCTATATCGAAAGTACAATTGGTGCCGAAGAGGGGACTCGAACCCCTACAGGATTTCTCCCACAGCCACCTCAAGGCTGCGTGTCTACCAATTTCACCACCTCGGCATTATTTAAGCATCGAAAATGTACCAGATTTCTCGTGGTTTATCAAATATTAGTATAGCAAAAATTATAAAAAATTAATGACTTTTATAGACTAAAAAACCTCTAGCTTGCAAAAACTCACTATTTTCATTTACTTTTTATAAAATTATTTTATAATTGAATAAGATTATGAAATTCAACTATAAAAGGCAAAAGATGAAAAAAACACTTTATTTATTCTTAACTATTTTTTTAGGGAACACTGTCAATGCCATGGAGCAATCTAATTCTCCACTGATGAAGCTACCCAATGAAATGTTAATAAAAATTTTGTCTTTTACTGATTTTATAGATAAAGAAAAATTCAATGATCCAAAAAACGTTACGGATTTAGATGAATCAGTAAAATTAAAAAACCTTAAATTAGTTTGTAAAAACTTTAACACTGCTGGCACCGCATTAATCAACATAAGCCTCAAAAACTTAGAATCATATAATTCTGACAACCAATTCTCAAATGTTAACCAAGAACTCTCTTTAAAAAAAAACTATTTATTGAAAAAAAGAAATCTTATCTTTCCAGAAATAAAAGAAATACTTATTGAAGTCTTTCCTTTCGTCAATGAATTAGCATTTATGGATGATGATTCAAAATCTGTTAAAGAAAGTGGCGATCAAATTATAAGATTATTTTTGGATAATTCTTCTTATTATTGCGGGCTTAATAAAACTAATATGGAAAAAATTTGGGGGCCTCTTTGTGAGAATAATTTATTTACTAATTTGAATAATATTAAAAATCGCAAACATGGCCAAACTCCTTTGCATTTGGCTTCACTTTATGATTATCCTGAAGTTGTTAAGCTATTGCTTGAAAATGGTGCTAAAGTTGATATTCAAGATTACTGTGGCGATACTCCTTTACATGGTGCTTCATTTAGTGGTCATACTGAAGTTGTTAAGCTATTGCTTGAAAATGGTGCTCCAATAGATATTCAAGATAACTTTGGCGATACTCCTTTGTATTCGGCTTCAGTCAGAAATCATCCTAAAGTTGTTAAGCTATTGCTTGAAAATGGTGCTCCAATAGATATTCAAGATAACTTNNNNNNNNNNNNNNNNNNNNNNNNNNNNNNNNNNNNNNNNNNNNNNNNNNNNNNNNNNNNNNNNNNNNNNNNNNNNNNNNNNNNNNNNNNNNNNNNNNNNTGGCGATACTCCTTTACATGGTGCTTCAGAGTACGGTTCTCTTGAAGTTGTTAAACTATTGCTTGAAAAGGGAGCTCCAATAGATATTCAAGATAACTTTGGCGATACTCCTTTGCATTTGGCTTCAAGGAAAGGCCATCTTGAAGTTGTTAAACTATTGCTTGAAAAGAGAGCTCAAATAGATATCAAAAATAAGAATGGCTGGACGCCTTTGCGCTTGGCTTCATTCAAGGGTAAGCTTAAAGCTGTTAAATTACTTGAGGAAGCAAAAAAAAGAAAAAAAGTTACTCAAGATCAATACAATGCTATAAAAGTTTTAACCTCGAACAAAACCGGAAATGAACTCTGGCAGTGTAATTACATGCAAGCACCATCCATTGACCAACCACGAGAAAAATCAATAATTGATACAAATATAGATACAGATCCTGATAGAGACATATCAAATGAAGAAAAACAAGAAAACTTTTCTACACATGAAAAACCTAAATCGAGCATTTTGCATAATTATAATCCATTTAAATGGAAATATGCTTTTGGGTTGCCATTATTATCAATAGGTTATTGGGCTTACAAACACTTTATAACTAAATGCCATTAAAAGTCGTTTGCACTTTGCTTTGAATCTTCTTCAGCTTCTGTTCAGGTACTCCTTGTTCTAGAGAACCTTCAGCTTTATAAAGATGTTTGAATCCGATTTGGGCACCAAAATGAGATAATCCACCGTCTTTATAAAGAGAATTTAAAAAGTATTATTTTCTAAAAATTGACTATTGCCCATTGACTTTTTTGTTAAATATTTTATAATTGAATAAAGAATGTGAAATTTAACTATAAAAGGCAAAAAATGAAAAAAGCGCTTTATTTATTCTTAACTATTTTTTTAGGAAACATTGTCAATGCCATGGAGCAACCCGTTTCACCATTGATGAGCCTTCCTACGGAAATAATAACAATCATAGCTTCTCATTTAATAGATGAAAAAAAATTCAATAATCCAGAAACCTGTGCCGATTTAGATAAATCGATAGAAGATTTAAATAATGCAAAATTAGTTTGTAAAGAGTTTAATGATATCATCAATATGGTAATTAATCATAAGCCCCATCAAAAATTTTCTTTAAAAGAAAACTATTTATTAAAAAAAATACTTATCAAAAACTTTGCTTATTCAGCCGATCAATTAACATTCATGAATGATGATTCAAAATCTACTAAAGAAATTATAGATGAAATTCTAAAGATTAAAGACAGATATGGCTCTACTCCTTTGCTTCGGGCTTCAGCCAATGGTTATCTTGAAGTTGTTAAATTATTGCTTGATCATGGTGCTGACATAGATATTCAAGATACTCCTTCAGACCAAGATTATCTCGAGATTGTCAGACTATTGCTTGCAACAGCTAATATTACAACCTACTATCGCGATACACCCTTGCATTGGGCTTCATTCAATGGTCATACTGAAGTTGTTAAACTATTGCTTGCAAATGGTGCTGACATAGATATTAAAGACAATAATGGCCATACTCCTTTACATTTGGCTTTAAAAAAAGGTCATGTTGAAATTCTTCAATTGCTTGAGAAAGCAGCAGAAGAAAAAAAGACCAAAGAAAAAAATGCTAAAGATCAATACAATGCTGCTATAAACGTTTTAAGTCAAAAAAATAATATCGGATCTAAGAAAACGCTCTGGAAACATAACCTACCTACAGTTATACAAAATAATTATTTAATACCTCATGGTGATGATCACCATGCACATTTAGATGAAAATTTAGTTAAAGTTGGCCAAGAAGAAGTTAAACCGTTTGAAAAAGAGACAACTCATACAGGTTTTGATTCAATCAATAATGAAAAAACAAAATCAAGAACTTGGCAATTTAATCCTTTTAAATCAAAATACACTGTTCTTAGTTTAGCATTGCCAGCAATCGGTTACTGGATTTATCAGCGCTTTAACTATTAAAAATTACTTTAAAAAAGGCAAAATATGAAAAAAGCACTTTATTTATTCTTAACTATTTTTTTAGGGAACACTGTCAATGCTATGGAGCAATCTAATTCTCCACTGATGAGCCTTCCTACGGAAATAATAACAATCATAGCTTCAAATTTAATAGATGAAAAAAAACTCGGCAATCCAGAAAACTGTGCCGATTTAGATAAATCGATAAAAGATTTAAATAATGCAAAATTAGTTTGTAAAGAGTTTAATGATATCATCAATATGGTAATTAATCATAAGTTCGATCAAAAATTTTCTTTAAAAGAAAACTATTTATTAAAAAAAATGCTTATCAAAAACTTTGATTATTCAAATGATCAATTAACATTCATGGATGATGATTCAAAATCTACTAAAGAAATTATAAATACAATTCTAGCTATTAAAAACAGCAATGGCGCTACTACACCGTTGCATTGGGCTTCATTCAATGGTTCTCTTGCAGTTGTTAAACTATTGCTTGAAAATGGTGCTGTCATAGATGTTCAAGATTACTGTGGCTGGACTCCTTTACATGGGGCTTCAAATAATGGCAACACTGAAGTTGTTAAATTATTGCTTGAAAACGGTGCTCCCATAGATGTTCAAGATTACTGTGGCCGGACTCCTTTACATTGTGCTTTATCCAATAGCTTTGCTAAAGTTGTTAAATTACTTGAAAAAGCAGCAGAACAAAAAAAGATCAAAGAAGAAAATGCTAAAGATCAATACAATGATGCTATAAACGTTTTAAGTCAAAAATCTGATACAGTACCCAATAAAGCACTCAATAGCTTTTAAGCCACTGTAAACACAAAGCTGTTGTTTGCTCAGAAAATAAGCATGCCGGGCCTATTCATTGACTTTTTATAAAATTATTTTATAATTGAATAAGATTATAAAATTTAATCATAAACAGGCAAAAAATGAAAAAAGCACTTTATTTATTTTTAACTATTTTTTTAGGAAATATTGTCAATGCCATGGAGCAACCAAATGCTCTCACTCTTATGGATTTACCTAACGACATATTGAACATTATCGCTTTAAATTTAATATCTAAGAAAGAATTCGATAATCCACAAGACTATACAGCATTAGATAAATCTATAGAAAAATTAAACAACAGTAAATTAATTTGTAAAAAAATTAATGATATCATTAATACGATGATTACTGAGCCTCAACAATTAAATAATCATTTCTCAAATATTAATCAAACACTCTCTTTAAAAGAAAACTATGTATGGAAAAAAAGAAAGCTAGCAATAAAAGAAATACTTATCAAAGAATTTACTTGTTCAGTTGACCAATTAACATTTATGGATGATTATTCAAAATCCACTAAAGAAATTATAGATGGAATTCTAAAGATTAAAGACAGATATGGCTGGAATGTTTTGAATTTGACTTCGCACTATGGTTATCTTGAAATTGTTAAGTTACTGCTTAAAAATGGTGCTCCAATAGATATTCTAAACAACTATGATGATACTCCTTTGCATTTGGCTTCAGCCAATGATCAGCCTGAAATTGTTGAGCTATTGCTTAAATATGGTGCTCCAATAGATATTACAAACAAAACTGGCAGAACTCCTTTACATAAGGCTTCACGCTATGGTTATTATGCAGTTGTTAAACTATTGCTTGAATATGGTGCTCCAATAGATATTAAAGACAATGATGGCAATACTCCTTTGCATTATGCTTCACGCAATGGTTATCACGAAGTTGTTAAACTATTGCTTGAATATGGTGCTCCAATAGATATTAAAGATGAATTTGGCGATACTCCTTTGCATTTGGCTTCAATCAATAATCAGCCTGAAGTTGTTAAGCGCCTTGAGAATGCAGCAGAAGAAAAAAAGACCAAAGAAAAAAATGCTCAAGCTCAATATAATACTGTTATAAAAGTTTTAAGTCAAAAATCTGATACCAGATCTAAGCAAACGCTCTGGAAATATAGCCTACCAGCAGTTATACAAGACAGCTATTTGTTACCATTTAAAAAACAGACAGCTAAAACAGATTTTGACTCAATCGATAATGAAAAAGCAAAATCAAGAATTTGGCAATTTAATCCTTTTAAATCAAAATATATTGCCCTTAGCTTAGCATTGCCAGCAATCGGTTACGCAATTTATAAGTACTTTAACCATTAAAATTAAATCACAAAAGGCAAAAAATGAAAAAAGCACTTTATTTATTTTTAACTATTTTTTTAGGAAACACTGTCAATGCTATGGAGCAATCTAATTCTCCCACTCTTATGGATTTACCCAGTGATATACTAAATATTATCGCTTTAAATTTAATAACTAAAGAATTCGATAATCCAAAAAACTGTACCAATTTAGATGAATCTATAGAAAAATTAAACAACAGTAAATTAATTTGCAAAAGATTTAATAATATCATTAATACGGTAATTACTAAGCCCCAACAATTAAATGATCATTTCTCAAATGTTAATCCAAAACTTTCTTTAAAAGAAAACTATGTATGGAAAAAAAGAAAGCTAGCAATAAAAGAAATACTTATCAAAGAATTTACTTGTTCAGCCGATCAATTAACATTCATGAATGATGATTCAAAATCTACTAAAGAAATTATAGATGAAATTCTAAAGATTAAAGACTCCCAGGGCGATACCCTTTTGCATGCGGCTTCCCTTAAGGGTTATTCTAAAATTGTTAAATTATTGCTTGAAAATGGTGCTCCAATAAATATTAAAGGCAACTGTGGCTGGACTCCTTTGCATAGGGCTTCAGGCAATCCTGCAGTTGTTCAGTTATTGCTTGAATATGGTGCTCCAATAGATATTCAAGATAACTTTGGCAATACTCCTTTGTATTGGGCTAAACGCTATGATCATCATGAAGTTGTTAAATTACTTGAAAAAGCAGCAGAAGAAAAAGAGACCAAAGAAAAAAATGCTAACGCTTAATTCAATGGCGCTATAAAAGTTTTAAGTCAACAATCTGATACCGTACCTAATAAAACGCTCTGGAAATATAATTCATCAGCAATTATACACGAACCCAGCTATTTGCTTCATTTTTTTTATCAACTTTGTTCAGCAACTAGCTCTTTCCCGATTGCTGATTCAAATGGTACCGCAGGGGTTTCGACTTTTTGTGGTGCCCGCGTAAATAAACCAGTAATAAAATTCCATGTACCACCTATGATTGTAAATGGCAACATAACAATATATTTTATCGTTGAGACAATACCAGTTGCTTTTCTTTGCTGCTCTGCTTGTTTTAATGCTTTACGAATAGCTTCTTCCTGTTCTTCTTTTTCTCGTTGCCTTTCTCGTTCTTCATCTTCTTCTTCTAATTTTGCAAAACGTTGTTTTAAATCAATGCCTTTTTCTTGTAATTCTTGGATTTCATTTTTAACTTTATCCATTTGATTGCGCATTGTTTGTAATTGATCGGTAAAATATGAAGCTAAATTGCTTGTAAAATAGCGATGAATATCTTGCATACTTTTAAAAAAACTTTCAGTTCTATAGTATAACTCTTCAGCTTTTTCATCGCTTAATATTTTTTTTATTGTCTGGAAATTACGCCATGCTTGATTTTGATAATTGTTAGCAACTTTGATTTGATCATCGACTGTTTTGACTACATTATCAATTTCATTATCCAAAGATTCAAGTGCTTGTACATCTTTTTGTAATTGTTCCACTATATTCTTTTTTTCATTGATAGTCGCTACTATTTCTCGTTCTTCAACAGTTAGATCGTCTTGCTCTTCACGCTCTTTTTGCAAATCTTCCATTAAGGAAGTAAGTACTTGATCAAGTTCACCAAGATTAAACCCGATATTTGAAGCAAATAAATCAAATTCATTATCTATTTTATTTCTCTGAATTTTATAATTTGTGCTTGCTTCTAAAATTTTAGTAAATACTGCATTGATTTGCTCAATAAGGTCAATAGTATCTTCTAGCGCTTTTCTTTTTAATAACCAATTACCACCTTCTTCGATATCAATCGTATCAATTTCTGAGACCGGTGGCAGTACTTTTTCTTCAGGCACTTCGGGTTCAGCAGGTTCTACTGGAGGCATTGGTTCTGCAGCAACTTTTTTTTCTTCTATTTTTTTTGCTTCAGCAACTTCTTTTTCAGCTTCTTCTTCTTTAATTTTTTCTTCAGTAGGTTCTTCTGTTATTTCCTCTTGGATTTCTTTTTCAGCTTCTTTTTCTTCTTGCTCTTCTAATTCTTCTACTACTACCTTTTCTTCCATTTCTTTCATCATTTTTTCTACAGCAAGTTCTTTTTCTTTTATTCCCTCTTGTTCATCTCCTTCTACCTCTTCCGGAACCGCTTCACCTTCTAGTGTTGGCACGGCACCTTCTATTGCTGCAGTAACCGCTTTTTCTTCTTTTGTTTCTTTTTCGATAGTTTCTTCAGTAACTTCTAATTCTTCATCTTCTTCTATTGCTTCCGTTGGAGAAACCTCTGGTTCTTCTTGATCATATTCAAAATCTCCAACATATCCTATAGTGCCAGTCACTGGTCTTAAGCCTATAAATTCTTCTTCAGGTTCTTTTTCAATTGGTTCTTGAATTTCTTCCTTTTCTTCCAGTATCGGCTCTTTAATAACCGGTACCTCTAGGATAGGCGGTTGCGCTACTTCCTCTTCTTTTTTTACAATTTCCGTCTCTGGTTTTACCATTGGCTTTGGCTGGACAACCTCTGGCTCAGGCTCTTCTTTTTTTGGCGGAGTAACCATCACTTCTTTTTCTTTTGTTACTGGCTCCATCTTTTGAACTTCTGAAATAGTACGCAGAGATTCGTTTAATTTTTTTAATGATTCAGATAAGCCTCCAAGATCTTTCATCAATTCTTTACCATTAGCCACTTGGCTTTTTACTACTTCCTTTTGAGGATTGGTAGTTTTTCTACCATAAGTTTTTACAATTCTCTTTTTATTATTTTTTTGAGCCAATTCTGGCATTGGATGTTTTATAACAGGAGGGGTTGGCGGCACGGTACCTGCTATTATGAACAAAGGAGTGACCAATAAACACAAAAAAAATATACGTGCATTGATTACCAATTTCATAGCAATCTTATTCATAATAGCAGCCTCATGTAATAAAAATTTATAGGGTTTCAGCTAATTCTTTTAATTCTTCCATTAAACTATTTACGAGCTCTTCCGCCTCCCAAGAAGTATAGTTCCAGCGTACTCCACTCTCAACGCGCGTCAAGGTCGAACGATCACTTTTTATATCGATAATATCAATACGAACAATATTCATCAATGGATGAACAACAGAAGGCGCACGCACAACACCTGCTCGCCCTAATACGCTATATGCTACATTACCTTCGTCAAGAAAACACATCATAACTTTTTTTTGCCAGACCATATTATGATAACCGGTATGATCTTTGTGAATTGAAATTAAAATACTCTCTAATCCTTTTGGATACACACATTGAATAGGTGTTGTATGAGGTAAGCCTTTTTCAGAAAAAGTTGCCAATACTCCTAAGGTACCTTTTTTTAAAACTTTAATTAAGTCTTCGGGTAGTTTTACCCCAACATGTTTTGCCATTGGTTCTCCATCAATGAATAATTAATTGAATTTTTTTCTTATAATAATGCGCAAAAAGGACTGAATTTTCGTGCTATCCTTAAACCAAAATACGAATGAATCCCCCTAAAATTTAGGTAATTTTTTCATTTTTCTTTAAAAAAATAAAAAACAAGTTCTTTTTAAGTTTATCAGGCGTGTCAAGTGCTCATTACATCGATTTTATCGTAAAAAAATATTTGATTAAAATTATATAAACTTTTCCGAATTGCTGTCTATATCGTCCTTTTCAATGATTTTTACTTCTTAATTTTTGATAAAAATAAACTTAATTTTCCAAATCATTTATTATAGAAAAATTGCTTTAAACAAAAACCCGTAAAAGCAACGCTAAGCCCTGTCAGCATAGTTTTAGCACGGTAAATTATATCTATTCTAGACTCTCTTTTATGA includes these proteins:
- a CDS encoding pyridoxamine 5'-phosphate oxidase family protein, which codes for MAKHVGVKLPEDLIKVLKKGTLGVLATFSEKGLPHTTPIQCVYPKGLESILISIHKDHTGYHNMVWQKKVMMCFLDEGNVAYSVLGRAGVVRAPSVVHPLMNIVRIDIIDIKSDRSTLTRVESGVRWNYTSWEAEELVNSLMEELKELAETL